The proteins below come from a single Terriglobales bacterium genomic window:
- a CDS encoding glycoside hydrolase family 3 N-terminal domain-containing protein: MICAIPIVMFAQVADSGTTATEPYRNSQLAINDRVADLLSRMTLEEKIEQIAGGRPRPIVDTTSKFKPEDAPAAFRKLHSIDSDFTPHDSAVLRNAAQRYLVEKTRLGIPAIFQGEALHGFMENGSTSFPQALGLASTWDPSLVREVFNAAADEMASSGVNQAFTPVLDLARDPRWGRTEETYGEDPYLAARIGVAAVEGLQGPNYLIDRHHVLATAKHFAVHGQPEGGTNTAPGNYSERVIREIFFVPFRAAVEEAHVGSVMASYNEIDGIPSHINHWLLQRVLRQEWGFRGYVTSDGNGLDMLVNTHHVAADKAQAARLAIAAGVDFDLSDGSTYATLLDQVRRGIVPQQQLDDAVAHVLAAKFRLGLFENPYIDPDYAQKITNSPEHQQLARKAAEEAIVLLKNDGNLLPLDLKKLKSIAVIGPNAADVHLGGYSREPAHQVSILNGIRARVGSQASVLYAEGCKITTAQEGWRGWYENDVKLVDPATQATAIRTAVEVARKSDVAIVVIGENESTNREAWSEQHLGDRDSLDLLGAQNELVRAIVETGKPTVVFLINGRPLSINYTAEHVPAILEGWYLGQEGGTAAAEVLFGDVNPGGKLPITFPRSVGQLPDYYNHKPSMNRTYAFSTRTPLFPFGFGLSYTTFNLENVHVEPQQIYPGGEATVSVDVVNTGTRAGDEVAQMYIHERVASVTRPVMELEGFERVHLDAGQRKTVKFRIGPRELSMLNADMHWVVEPGTFDVMVGPGSSQTTSVPLVVTEVP, from the coding sequence GTGATCTGTGCCATCCCGATCGTGATGTTTGCGCAAGTTGCAGACTCCGGAACAACTGCGACGGAGCCGTATCGCAATTCCCAACTTGCGATCAACGACCGCGTCGCAGATCTTCTCAGCCGCATGACACTCGAAGAAAAGATCGAGCAGATCGCCGGCGGACGGCCTCGCCCGATAGTCGATACCACAAGCAAATTCAAGCCGGAGGACGCGCCCGCCGCGTTTCGCAAGCTCCACAGCATCGATTCCGATTTCACCCCTCATGACAGTGCGGTGCTGCGCAACGCTGCGCAGAGGTATTTGGTCGAGAAGACACGCCTTGGCATTCCCGCTATCTTTCAGGGCGAGGCGTTGCACGGATTTATGGAAAACGGGAGCACTAGTTTTCCGCAGGCGCTGGGACTTGCCAGCACTTGGGATCCTAGTTTGGTGCGCGAGGTGTTCAATGCTGCTGCCGATGAGATGGCCTCATCTGGAGTGAATCAGGCGTTTACTCCGGTGCTCGACCTGGCGCGCGATCCGCGCTGGGGGCGGACGGAAGAGACTTACGGAGAAGATCCGTATCTGGCGGCGCGCATCGGCGTTGCCGCCGTCGAAGGCTTGCAGGGACCGAATTATCTAATCGATCGCCATCATGTGCTCGCCACCGCCAAACACTTCGCCGTCCATGGACAGCCAGAGGGCGGCACGAACACTGCTCCGGGAAACTACTCCGAGCGAGTGATTCGGGAAATTTTTTTTGTCCCATTTCGGGCAGCCGTCGAAGAAGCGCACGTAGGAAGTGTGATGGCTTCCTACAACGAGATCGATGGGATTCCGTCGCACATCAATCATTGGCTCCTGCAGCGCGTGCTGCGCCAGGAGTGGGGCTTCCGCGGATATGTGACTTCCGACGGGAATGGACTGGACATGCTCGTCAATACGCATCACGTCGCGGCGGACAAAGCTCAGGCCGCGCGACTGGCGATTGCGGCAGGAGTTGATTTCGATCTTTCCGACGGATCGACTTACGCGACTCTTCTCGATCAAGTACGTCGAGGCATTGTGCCGCAGCAGCAACTCGACGATGCTGTCGCTCATGTCCTTGCGGCGAAGTTCCGTTTAGGACTATTCGAGAATCCCTACATCGATCCCGATTACGCCCAGAAGATCACCAACAGCCCAGAGCACCAGCAGCTGGCGCGCAAAGCTGCCGAAGAGGCCATCGTGCTGCTGAAGAACGACGGCAATCTATTGCCACTCGACTTGAAGAAGCTGAAGAGCATCGCAGTGATCGGGCCCAACGCGGCCGATGTCCATCTTGGAGGTTACAGCCGCGAGCCCGCGCATCAGGTCAGCATTCTCAATGGCATCCGCGCACGCGTCGGCTCGCAGGCAAGCGTACTCTATGCCGAGGGCTGCAAGATCACCACTGCTCAAGAAGGCTGGCGCGGCTGGTACGAGAACGATGTGAAGTTGGTCGATCCAGCGACTCAGGCAACTGCGATTCGAACTGCCGTCGAAGTCGCGCGCAAGTCTGATGTGGCCATCGTCGTTATCGGCGAGAACGAAAGCACGAACCGTGAAGCCTGGTCGGAACAGCATCTGGGCGATCGCGATTCGCTCGATCTGCTTGGCGCTCAAAATGAGTTGGTTCGGGCCATTGTCGAGACTGGCAAGCCGACTGTAGTTTTTCTGATCAACGGACGTCCGCTCTCAATCAACTACACCGCCGAGCACGTCCCTGCGATTCTCGAAGGCTGGTACCTCGGTCAGGAGGGCGGAACGGCTGCCGCGGAGGTGTTGTTCGGTGACGTAAATCCCGGCGGAAAACTTCCCATCACTTTTCCTAGATCGGTCGGTCAGCTGCCCGACTACTACAACCACAAACCTTCGATGAATCGCACTTACGCGTTTTCCACGCGGACCCCGCTATTTCCGTTTGGCTTCGGTTTGAGTTACACGACGTTCAACCTTGAAAATGTGCACGTGGAACCGCAGCAAATCTATCCCGGAGGTGAGGCCACCGTCTCAGTGGACGTGGTAAACACAGGGACGCGCGCGGGAGATGAGGTCGCTCAAATGTACATTCACGAGCGCGTCGCGTCAGTCACGCGTCCTGTTATGGAGCTCGAAGGATTTGAGCGCGTCCATCTCGATGCCGG
- a CDS encoding carboxypeptidase-like regulatory domain-containing protein: MRKAITYFSIVSVALLLMQRPTHGQTITGSLSGTVTDPTGAVVAGAQVTLMNEATGSNSTAKSNGSGFFSFPALLPGTYDLTVSSSSFSTYKLTGITLSEHESRTVSNIMLKPGSEAQEITVTEVATPVPVDSGASSTTLNNTMVSQMPIQGRDAAELIRLMPAMAMNSGLGQSQWNSATTQINSGPIGNFSANGTQPYGGMQLIMNGSVITDAGNQGTQIANVNQDMTSELTIQNSSFDAEYAHGPVTVSATGKQGTRDFHGEAYGYARNGSLNANNSFFNANNVKKPIDHYWYPGGNLGGPIILPGTSFNKNHDKAFFFVGFERLMQQSAGTLHKYIVPTSQWMAGDFTAASMAPYSANYGTNEFPCDAGAVGASNYGKFCQGAIDASQITLYGPGGVAYSPAAYDAAVAANIADSKANPLPTVTGSRISPSIIDPNGQILMKLLSGAPGLQSIDPNANCSGRPCGFNSQFLDNPPVNGNQLTLRGDVNITEKMKAFASLTRQTEGDINNIGLWWWAGDAVPYPSQTPANQLSRAWSVGVTNTLSNTMVNEATFGYAYFINPVTLANPKAADPATYNYNVKTPFQQPVAQIPDIVSWCCSPGGGNSANSATAAGFGASSFGTNPKWYGNAAGKDSYTPDFADNFSWVKGRHSMKHGFFWARYANVQTEGACCGGGTVGQWEFDPWNSTGTGNLYADMLLGRAVSYTQAGSNFTDNVRYSEISFYDQDKWQIHPRVTLSYGIRFEHEGQWAPTNENQGIMVWDPSNSIQPYSKTSTNPLAGFVWHGIDPSIPLSGWSSKPLNVDPRVGVAWDIFGTGHTVLRGGFGVYRFQVAYNSVTAGGMLDAPLGLKNFTSNCTFSSLASLGACGAAAAGARNTTNYGGMLAGDDATPYTQTWNVIIDQQAPWRSHFEIQYVGNRSRDLLISPNGNGGIGLAQINYVPVGGLFKPDPVTGITYFCQGAASATCDNGAPPSSAIPDFRPYDYGNGLYALRHGSYSNYNGLVVQWMKQTGPAVFNLNYTWSHTLGIRDGNNDNGQGAGASVDAFNLRNNYGTLAYNRFHVFNASYVLSLPSPIHENAFFGQAVNGWKVSGILQLQSGPPLQPLTNGTLNIGYPGGVSNQSILGTDGMVLEPYLTCDPRNGGGKFFNTSCFTVPTTRGTNGPTVWPTIVGPAYFDTDLGVYKDFRVTERQKVEFRLTAFNILNHPNQQFGLGSDVNLSLGCPSGQTCTSASQFVNTNSKTTGTPLYSYGNRTVELALKYSF, from the coding sequence GTGAGAAAAGCGATTACCTATTTCAGTATCGTGAGTGTGGCCCTTCTCCTCATGCAGCGGCCAACCCATGGTCAAACGATAACCGGTTCGTTGAGCGGCACGGTCACAGACCCGACTGGCGCGGTTGTGGCCGGTGCGCAAGTCACGCTCATGAATGAAGCCACGGGCTCAAACAGCACTGCAAAATCCAATGGTTCCGGATTCTTCAGCTTCCCCGCGCTGCTCCCGGGCACATACGACTTAACGGTGTCCTCCAGCAGCTTTTCCACATATAAGTTGACCGGCATCACGCTTTCCGAGCACGAGAGCCGGACAGTTTCAAACATCATGCTAAAGCCCGGATCGGAGGCGCAGGAAATCACGGTCACTGAGGTCGCCACGCCGGTCCCGGTCGATTCAGGCGCCAGCAGCACCACCTTGAACAACACGATGGTGAGTCAGATGCCCATCCAGGGCCGTGATGCAGCGGAGTTGATCCGCTTGATGCCTGCAATGGCGATGAACAGCGGCCTCGGTCAGAGTCAATGGAACAGTGCCACCACACAGATCAATTCCGGCCCGATTGGGAACTTCTCCGCAAATGGCACCCAGCCGTATGGCGGCATGCAGTTGATCATGAATGGCTCCGTCATCACGGACGCTGGTAATCAGGGAACCCAGATTGCGAATGTCAACCAGGACATGACTTCCGAGTTGACGATTCAGAACTCATCGTTTGACGCCGAGTACGCTCACGGACCGGTCACGGTAAGCGCCACCGGTAAGCAAGGCACCAGGGACTTTCATGGAGAAGCCTATGGCTATGCGCGCAATGGCAGCTTGAATGCCAACAACTCATTCTTTAATGCCAACAATGTCAAGAAGCCGATCGACCACTACTGGTATCCCGGCGGCAACCTCGGTGGCCCGATCATCCTCCCGGGCACGAGCTTCAACAAGAATCACGACAAGGCATTCTTCTTCGTTGGCTTCGAGCGTCTCATGCAGCAATCAGCGGGAACGCTCCACAAGTACATCGTGCCCACCTCGCAGTGGATGGCGGGCGATTTCACCGCGGCCTCTATGGCGCCTTATTCAGCGAACTACGGCACAAACGAATTCCCCTGTGATGCAGGTGCAGTGGGAGCGAGCAATTACGGAAAGTTCTGCCAGGGCGCCATCGATGCCAGCCAAATTACGCTGTATGGTCCGGGTGGGGTTGCCTATTCTCCGGCTGCGTACGATGCCGCGGTTGCAGCCAACATCGCAGACTCGAAAGCAAATCCTCTTCCTACCGTTACGGGCAGCAGAATTTCTCCCAGCATCATTGATCCTAACGGGCAGATCCTGATGAAGCTGCTGTCGGGGGCGCCTGGACTGCAATCCATTGATCCAAATGCAAATTGCAGCGGCAGACCGTGTGGCTTTAACTCCCAGTTTTTGGACAATCCTCCCGTTAACGGCAACCAGCTAACTCTCCGTGGCGATGTCAACATCACGGAAAAAATGAAAGCATTTGCGAGTCTGACTCGGCAGACCGAAGGCGATATCAACAACATCGGTCTGTGGTGGTGGGCTGGCGATGCAGTGCCTTATCCGTCCCAAACCCCAGCCAATCAACTCAGTCGTGCCTGGAGTGTAGGAGTCACGAACACGCTCAGCAATACGATGGTGAATGAGGCGACGTTCGGCTATGCGTATTTCATCAACCCAGTTACATTAGCCAATCCGAAGGCAGCCGATCCCGCTACCTATAACTACAACGTCAAAACGCCCTTCCAGCAGCCAGTGGCGCAGATTCCAGACATCGTCAGTTGGTGCTGCTCGCCCGGAGGCGGCAACTCAGCAAACTCGGCCACGGCAGCCGGATTCGGAGCGTCCTCTTTCGGAACAAATCCGAAATGGTACGGTAACGCGGCAGGCAAGGACAGCTACACACCGGATTTTGCCGACAACTTCAGTTGGGTGAAGGGCCGCCATAGCATGAAGCACGGCTTCTTCTGGGCTCGTTACGCCAACGTGCAAACCGAAGGCGCCTGTTGCGGCGGCGGAACGGTCGGACAGTGGGAATTCGATCCGTGGAACTCCACTGGAACAGGCAACTTATATGCCGACATGCTGCTGGGCCGCGCAGTAAGTTATACCCAGGCCGGCAGTAACTTCACTGACAATGTCCGCTACAGCGAAATCAGCTTCTACGACCAGGACAAGTGGCAAATCCACCCACGCGTAACGCTGAGTTATGGCATACGTTTTGAACACGAGGGTCAATGGGCGCCCACCAATGAAAACCAGGGGATCATGGTATGGGATCCCAGCAACTCGATCCAACCTTACAGCAAGACCAGCACCAATCCTCTTGCTGGGTTCGTCTGGCACGGCATAGATCCGAGCATTCCTCTTTCAGGTTGGTCCAGCAAGCCGCTCAATGTTGATCCGCGCGTGGGGGTAGCATGGGACATCTTTGGGACAGGTCACACAGTGTTGCGCGGAGGCTTTGGTGTTTATCGCTTCCAGGTCGCTTATAACAGCGTGACCGCCGGTGGCATGTTGGATGCTCCACTGGGTCTGAAGAACTTCACCAGCAATTGCACTTTTAGCTCACTTGCTTCTCTGGGAGCTTGCGGGGCTGCCGCAGCAGGCGCCAGAAACACAACCAACTACGGCGGTATGCTCGCCGGTGATGACGCAACGCCTTATACGCAAACCTGGAACGTAATCATTGACCAGCAGGCTCCCTGGCGTTCCCATTTTGAAATCCAGTATGTCGGCAATCGCAGCCGCGATCTGCTGATTTCTCCAAACGGCAACGGCGGCATAGGTCTTGCGCAGATCAATTACGTTCCGGTAGGTGGGCTTTTCAAGCCCGATCCCGTGACAGGAATTACGTACTTCTGTCAGGGTGCGGCAAGCGCGACTTGCGATAATGGCGCTCCCCCATCCAGCGCAATACCAGACTTCCGCCCCTACGACTACGGCAATGGCCTGTATGCGCTGCGCCACGGCAGCTACTCCAATTACAACGGTCTGGTAGTGCAGTGGATGAAGCAGACAGGACCCGCAGTCTTCAATCTCAATTACACCTGGAGCCATACTCTAGGAATCCGTGACGGCAACAATGACAACGGTCAGGGTGCGGGCGCTTCGGTTGATGCGTTCAACCTGCGGAACAACTATGGCACTCTCGCCTACAACAGGTTCCACGTGTTTAATGCCTCGTATGTGCTCAGTCTGCCGAGCCCAATCCATGAAAATGCGTTTTTCGGCCAGGCTGTAAACGGATGGAAAGTCTCCGGCATTCTGCAACTGCAGAGCGGACCCCCGCTTCAACCATTGACCAACGGAACGTTGAACATTGGCTACCCGGGCGGCGTCAGCAATCAGAGCATCCTTGGCACCGATGGCATGGTGCTTGAACCGTACCTGACCTGTGATCCAAGAAACGGTGGCGGGAAGTTCTTCAATACGAGCTGCTTCACAGTTCCCACTACTCGCGGAACGAATGGCCCGACCGTTTGGCCTACGATCGTTGGTCCGGCATACTTTGACACTGATCTAGGTGTCTACAAGGACTTCAGAGTGACTGAACGCCAGAAAGTTGAATTCCGGCTTACGGCGTTCAACATTCTCAACCACCCGAATCAGCAGTTCGGGCTAGGCAGTGACGTGAATCTGAGTTTGGGCTGTCCGTCTGGTCAGACGTGCACGTCGGCTTCTCAATTCGTTAACACGAACTCCAAAACCACTGGTACTCCGCTGTATTCATACGGCAACAGAACGGTCGAGCTTGCTTTGAAGTATTCGTTCTGA
- a CDS encoding CRTAC1 family protein — translation MRVWSSRFSLPLSRRTAIALLGGALLAFPFRHLLNADTAPSPTPTIKFELQTLPFQVETDETLQSPHEPSTMAGGVAVFDYNKDGRPDIFFTNGANIATLKKDSPKYSNRLFRNDGNGKFTEVTKQAGLSGTGYDIGVAVADYDNDGYPDIFLCGVHGRTLYHNNGDGTFTDVTRKAGLDGWNDPEYGPLWSIAAAWVDVNNDGLLDLVVINYLQWDYAKEPLCGVEGRWDYCSPNFYKGSPSQLYLNKGNGKFEDVSEAWGLRKSVGKGMGIGVADYDLDGKQDLFVTNDIYYNYLFHNTGKKFEEVGLQDGVALVEGGNFISGMGVDFRDINNDGYPDIITVALNHQTFPIWRNDQGRGFNEITISSGMRNLSASMGGWGPGLFDFDNDGWKDLFVTRGHVEARAKPGMEIEQYNSVFRNLGTSGKWEGLTVEAGLTAASPARHRGCAFGDFDGDGRVDVVSTALLRPAEIWINRTESSGHWLDVSLRGKRSNRDGIGAAIKVVTKTAVQFNHMTSSVGYASSSLGPVHFGLGNEKQADSVEIRWPSGLVQTLHKIAGDRVLTVDEPAE, via the coding sequence ATGCGCGTCTGGTCCTCCCGATTCTCTCTTCCTCTATCGCGGCGTACAGCCATCGCACTGCTGGGTGGCGCGCTCTTGGCATTCCCATTTCGACACTTGTTGAATGCCGACACTGCTCCATCCCCGACGCCCACGATCAAATTCGAACTGCAGACGCTCCCGTTCCAAGTTGAAACTGATGAAACGCTACAGAGTCCGCATGAGCCCTCCACCATGGCCGGCGGAGTCGCCGTCTTCGACTACAACAAAGATGGTCGTCCCGACATTTTCTTCACCAACGGCGCAAACATAGCCACGTTGAAGAAAGATTCGCCGAAATATTCCAATCGACTCTTTCGGAATGACGGCAATGGCAAATTCACTGAGGTCACAAAGCAGGCAGGCTTGTCTGGAACCGGATATGACATCGGCGTCGCGGTTGCCGATTACGACAATGATGGCTATCCCGACATTTTCCTGTGCGGAGTTCACGGTCGCACTCTGTACCACAACAACGGAGATGGCACTTTCACAGATGTAACAAGAAAGGCGGGACTGGATGGATGGAACGATCCGGAATACGGGCCGCTTTGGTCTATTGCCGCTGCATGGGTCGACGTCAATAACGATGGCTTGCTGGATCTGGTCGTCATTAACTATCTGCAATGGGACTACGCAAAGGAGCCGCTGTGCGGAGTAGAAGGCCGATGGGACTACTGCAGTCCCAATTTCTACAAAGGCTCGCCCAGCCAGCTATACCTGAATAAAGGTAATGGCAAATTCGAGGATGTGTCTGAAGCGTGGGGTCTCCGGAAATCCGTGGGCAAAGGCATGGGTATCGGTGTGGCCGACTATGACCTCGATGGCAAGCAGGACCTATTTGTTACAAACGACATCTACTACAACTATCTTTTTCACAACACCGGAAAGAAGTTTGAAGAGGTCGGACTGCAGGACGGAGTCGCGTTGGTGGAAGGAGGGAATTTCATTTCGGGAATGGGTGTGGATTTCCGCGATATCAACAACGACGGATATCCAGACATAATTACGGTCGCTCTCAATCACCAAACATTCCCGATTTGGCGTAACGATCAGGGTCGCGGTTTTAACGAGATCACGATCTCGAGTGGGATGCGGAATCTGAGCGCGTCGATGGGCGGCTGGGGGCCTGGACTATTCGATTTTGACAATGATGGCTGGAAGGACCTCTTTGTCACGCGCGGTCACGTTGAGGCACGTGCAAAGCCGGGCATGGAAATCGAGCAGTACAACTCAGTATTTCGCAACCTGGGTACGTCAGGTAAATGGGAAGGGCTAACCGTGGAAGCTGGACTTACTGCCGCATCTCCTGCAAGACATCGTGGCTGTGCCTTCGGCGATTTCGATGGCGACGGCAGGGTTGATGTAGTCAGCACTGCACTCCTAAGGCCGGCCGAGATTTGGATCAACCGCACAGAATCGTCGGGACATTGGCTCGACGTTTCGCTTCGAGGAAAGAGGAGCAATAGAGATGGTATTGGTGCAGCAATAAAGGTTGTCACAAAAACGGCTGTTCAGTTCAATCACATGACGAGTAGTGTGGGATACGCGTCATCGAGTCTTGGCCCGGTCCATTTTGGTTTGGGCAATGAAAAACAGGCGGATTCTGTTGAAATTCGGTGGCCTTCAGGCCTCGTGCAAACCTTACACAAGATCGCCGGCGACCGTGTTCTTACTGTGGATGAACCTGCGGAGTGA
- a CDS encoding tetratricopeptide repeat protein — MRRLLIAAIILMSGCFADGQQVSPQELFHEAEQAQQGGDNALALKKYQQLVRLHPEIVAAHANLGVVLASLGRYDEAIAEYRLALHQAPNTPLLVLNLGLAYYKKHDFAGAADQFALLHQQDSNDIRVATLLSDCDVQLGRPEQAVSILEPLEKTNADNLDLDWVLGKALIGSGHHLEGVARVQKVAEKRDSQEAYQLAAQSYLSLTFFAEAKRDAEALLHLNPKSSAAYTILGMIADYAGNAKTAAENYRKALELNPKESDLRIHLASALIDSGDLKAARQQLKQTLESQPNSSGALYHLARIEKAQGNATAALSDLEAAEHRDPQWLSPHIELAALYYRLKRPADGDREKAIVDQLREQERKRRAEAHVITPQVHPQ; from the coding sequence ATGCGCCGTTTGCTGATCGCAGCCATAATCTTGATGTCTGGTTGTTTTGCCGACGGTCAGCAGGTCAGTCCACAAGAGCTCTTCCATGAAGCAGAGCAAGCGCAGCAGGGGGGAGACAACGCGCTCGCACTCAAGAAGTATCAGCAATTGGTTCGGCTTCACCCTGAAATAGTGGCGGCTCATGCCAATCTTGGCGTGGTGCTTGCTTCTTTAGGACGCTACGACGAAGCCATCGCGGAATATCGTCTGGCGCTCCACCAAGCGCCAAACACTCCTCTGCTTGTTCTTAATCTAGGCCTCGCTTACTACAAAAAACACGACTTCGCAGGAGCGGCGGATCAGTTTGCTCTGCTTCATCAACAGGATTCGAACGATATACGAGTGGCAACGTTGCTGAGTGACTGCGACGTGCAACTCGGCCGGCCTGAGCAAGCCGTTTCTATTCTGGAACCGCTGGAGAAGACGAACGCGGACAATTTGGATCTCGACTGGGTGCTAGGAAAAGCGCTGATTGGCAGTGGCCACCACCTGGAGGGCGTGGCACGCGTTCAAAAAGTAGCCGAAAAGAGAGACAGTCAAGAAGCCTACCAACTTGCTGCCCAGTCCTACCTCAGTCTGACTTTCTTTGCCGAAGCGAAGCGCGATGCCGAAGCGCTCCTGCACCTGAATCCAAAATCCTCAGCGGCATACACGATCCTTGGCATGATCGCCGATTACGCCGGCAATGCCAAAACGGCGGCGGAAAACTATCGGAAAGCACTCGAACTCAATCCCAAGGAGTCCGATTTGCGTATTCACCTTGCCAGTGCACTCATCGATTCCGGCGATCTCAAGGCGGCCCGACAGCAACTCAAGCAAACGCTGGAATCGCAGCCGAATTCATCCGGAGCGCTTTACCACCTTGCAAGAATTGAAAAGGCACAGGGGAACGCAACAGCCGCGCTATCCGACCTTGAGGCTGCGGAGCATCGAGACCCGCAGTGGCTCTCGCCTCACATCGAATTAGCGGCGCTCTACTATCGCCTGAAGCGGCCAGCCGACGGTGATCGCGAAAAAGCCATCGTGGATCAACTGAGAGAGCAAGAGCGCAAGCGTCGGGCAGAGGCTCACGTGATCACTCCGCAGGTTCATCCACAGTAA